One genomic window of Peptococcaceae bacterium 1198_IL3148 includes the following:
- a CDS encoding nucleoside recognition domain-containing protein, protein MDILAFLKQALLGSLEQVWIMAVIIFPLMLILEIAKDLNILDKLGAILYPLLKLFNISNHGGIPLMAGLVFGINYGAGVIIDAAKSGALDAREVYLVNIFLVVCHSIFEDTALFMVYGANGALIVLSRLIMAIVITYLFSRWKRLTVVTATTNSSTQY, encoded by the coding sequence ATGGATATTCTTGCCTTTCTAAAACAAGCACTTTTAGGTAGCTTAGAACAGGTGTGGATAATGGCGGTAATTATTTTTCCATTAATGCTTATTTTAGAGATTGCTAAAGATCTCAATATCCTAGATAAATTAGGTGCAATATTATATCCGTTATTAAAATTATTTAATATCTCCAACCATGGCGGTATTCCTTTAATGGCTGGTTTGGTTTTTGGCATCAATTACGGGGCTGGTGTCATTATTGATGCCGCCAAAAGTGGAGCATTGGATGCCAGGGAAGTGTATTTAGTCAACATCTTTTTAGTTGTTTGCCACTCTATATTTGAAGATACCGCTCTTTTTATGGTATATGGTGCCAATGGAGCGCTGATTGTGCTCAGCAGGTTAATTATGGCCATAGTAATCACTTATTTATTTAGCCGATGGAAACGTTTAACAGTGGTGACAGCCACTACCAATAGCAGCACCCAGTATTAA
- a CDS encoding nucleoside recognition domain-containing protein, translating to MVTAETFKRGINKGFVTTWELTKVVVPIYIFVTLLSYIGVLNWVAVICEPVMNLLGLPGEASLVIVMGYALNIYAAIGVMGTLTLTVKEVTIIAVMLLLCHSLFIETAVARRAGMNGKVLVGIRLALSFASGVLLNILL from the coding sequence ATGGTTACTGCCGAAACCTTTAAAAGGGGTATCAATAAAGGATTCGTTACTACTTGGGAACTTACTAAAGTGGTGGTACCTATCTATATTTTTGTTACTTTACTAAGTTACATTGGAGTTTTGAACTGGGTGGCTGTTATCTGTGAGCCAGTGATGAATTTACTAGGTCTGCCCGGAGAAGCTTCACTGGTGATTGTAATGGGCTATGCCCTTAACATCTATGCCGCCATCGGTGTGATGGGTACATTAACATTGACTGTTAAAGAGGTGACCATCATTGCTGTAATGCTTTTACTTTGTCACAGTTTATTCATAGAAACGGCAGTGGCAAGACGGGCCGGCATGAATGGTAAAGTCTTAGTTGGTATCAGATTAGCCCTGTCCTTTGCCAGTGGTGTATTGTTAAACATTTTGCTGTAG
- a CDS encoding DUF1657 domain-containing protein, translating to MTIGTQMHQTLAGLETAAATMKTFALQTEDKTAKKMFSDYAQQLNSICQGLEGRCNYIEQQEPQYKVFQQAQQQQKK from the coding sequence TTGACAATAGGTACACAAATGCATCAAACACTGGCCGGTTTAGAAACCGCTGCTGCCACCATGAAAACATTTGCTTTACAAACCGAAGATAAGACGGCGAAGAAAATGTTTAGTGACTATGCACAGCAATTAAATTCAATCTGCCAGGGCTTGGAAGGTCGTTGCAATTATATTGAGCAACAAGAACCCCAATACAAGGTTTTTCAACAAGCTCAGCAGCAACAAAAAAAATAG
- the selB gene encoding selenocysteine-specific translation elongation factor, whose amino-acid sequence MKHIIIGTAGHVDHGKSQLIKALTGIETDRLQEEKERGISIELGFAYLTLPSGRRAGIVDVPGHERFIKNMLAGVSGIDLVLLVIAADEGVMPQTREHFDILQLLQVKTGIVVLTKIDLVDPDWLELVKEEVKDFLNGTTLENAPLIAVSSVTKEGLPELLATIDGMVQSVEERTDTGKMRLPVDRVFSVTGFGTVVTGTMVSGRLSVGDEVVLMPTNIASRVRGLQVHGNKVDFAQAGQRVAVNLVGVEVEQIQRGHVVTAQGALTPSFRIDTKLHLLLNAPKALQHRTRVRLHIGTDEIMARVILLDRDELQPGADAYAQLQLEEPAVTSKGDRFVIRSYSPMHTIGGGIIIDALPAKHKRFKPEIIEALTTKEKGSPDELLLQFITLHSLPVTLNEAAEQSRLSLEDAITALNKLVSEDKIKLITAEGKELLLLKERYLDWSNQITASLKDYHNKFPLREGYPKEELRSRMFDKLSAKAFQYLLLEFSKDNMFKLYPQTIALPDFTSLPTGNEARVVATIESILKTNAFQPPNWKDVVKQVGLSPEEATEYQGFLLRLNKIRKIADDIYFHTDVLNQAKEKIAQYIKENGKITIAETRDVLNTSRKYALPLLECFDRERFTRRIGDDRVLGAKA is encoded by the coding sequence ATGAAGCACATCATTATTGGTACCGCTGGACATGTTGACCACGGTAAATCACAACTAATTAAGGCGTTAACGGGCATTGAAACAGACCGCTTGCAGGAAGAAAAAGAGCGGGGTATATCCATAGAATTGGGTTTTGCCTATCTAACACTACCCAGTGGTCGTCGGGCTGGGATAGTTGATGTACCTGGACATGAACGCTTTATTAAAAACATGTTGGCCGGGGTCAGCGGCATTGACTTAGTATTATTGGTAATTGCCGCAGATGAAGGCGTAATGCCTCAAACCCGGGAGCACTTTGACATTCTACAGCTACTGCAGGTAAAAACCGGCATTGTGGTATTAACTAAAATAGATTTAGTAGATCCAGATTGGTTGGAGCTGGTAAAAGAAGAGGTTAAAGATTTTCTCAACGGCACCACTTTGGAAAATGCACCATTAATTGCGGTGTCGTCGGTAACTAAGGAAGGTTTGCCTGAATTATTGGCTACCATCGACGGCATGGTGCAGTCGGTAGAAGAAAGAACCGATACTGGTAAAATGCGATTACCGGTGGATAGAGTTTTTTCGGTTACCGGATTCGGCACGGTGGTTACTGGAACCATGGTTTCAGGCAGATTGTCAGTTGGTGATGAAGTGGTTCTGATGCCTACCAATATTGCCAGTCGAGTACGGGGTTTACAGGTGCACGGAAACAAAGTGGATTTTGCCCAAGCCGGACAAAGGGTGGCAGTTAACCTTGTTGGGGTAGAAGTGGAACAAATACAGCGGGGCCATGTGGTTACAGCCCAAGGAGCATTAACTCCATCCTTTAGAATAGACACTAAATTACATTTACTATTAAATGCCCCTAAGGCTTTGCAACACCGCACCAGAGTAAGATTACATATTGGCACTGATGAAATTATGGCCCGGGTGATTTTATTAGATCGAGATGAACTACAACCCGGAGCAGATGCCTATGCCCAACTGCAATTGGAGGAACCAGCTGTAACCAGCAAAGGTGATCGGTTTGTCATTAGAAGCTACTCTCCCATGCATACCATTGGCGGCGGCATTATTATAGATGCTTTGCCGGCAAAGCATAAAAGATTTAAACCTGAAATTATTGAAGCTTTGACCACCAAAGAAAAAGGTTCCCCCGATGAGCTTTTGTTACAATTTATAACGTTACATTCATTACCTGTAACCCTAAACGAAGCAGCGGAGCAATCTAGGCTTTCGTTAGAGGATGCTATAACCGCTTTGAATAAACTGGTCAGCGAAGATAAGATTAAGTTAATTACTGCTGAAGGTAAAGAACTGCTACTACTTAAGGAACGTTATCTTGATTGGAGTAACCAGATAACTGCTTCCCTTAAGGACTACCATAACAAGTTTCCGCTGCGGGAGGGTTATCCCAAAGAAGAACTGCGGTCACGGATGTTTGATAAGTTGAGTGCCAAAGCTTTTCAATATCTGTTATTAGAATTTAGTAAAGATAATATGTTTAAACTGTACCCTCAAACCATTGCTCTGCCAGACTTTACCAGCTTACCAACCGGCAATGAAGCCCGAGTGGTGGCTACAATAGAGAGTATTCTAAAAACTAATGCTTTCCAACCCCCTAATTGGAAGGATGTAGTTAAGCAAGTGGGATTGAGTCCAGAAGAAGCAACCGAGTATCAAGGTTTTTTACTACGCTTAAATAAAATTAGAAAAATAGCTGATGACATTTACTTCCATACTGATGTCCTTAACCAAGCCAAAGAGAAGATTGCCCAGTACATTAAGGAAAACGGGAAAATAACTATTGCTGAGACCAGAGATGTTTTAAATACTTCCAGAAAATACGCATTGCCATTATTGGAGTGTTTTGATCGTGAGCGTTTTACCCGTCGCATAGGGGATGATCGGGTTTTAGGAGCAAAGGCCTAA